In Flavobacterium sp. N1736, the following are encoded in one genomic region:
- the gldB gene encoding gliding motility lipoprotein GldB: protein MKIYRFVVVLCLFFLSCDQKSKVEKAVEEIPVDVKVERFDKVFFETKPEDLAKVKKQYPFFFPAGNDDNVWLHKMQDPIWREVYTEVQKKYSNFEPVREEFNALFQHVKYYFPETKIPKVITVIGEMDYNAKAIYADSLVIVSLELYLGKEHKFYEFPNYLKQNFEERQIMPDVVSSFAFRKIPASPDRTLLSQMIFEGKQLYTKDLLLPEYTDAEKMGYTPEQIKWCEENESYMWRHFIENEMLYSEDPKLNTRFIAPAPFSKFYLEIDNDSPGRVGAWIGWQMVRSYMKNNNVTLPELLKTNAKEIFEKSKYKPKK from the coding sequence ATGAAAATATATCGCTTTGTAGTGGTTCTGTGCTTGTTTTTTTTGTCGTGTGACCAAAAAAGTAAAGTAGAAAAAGCTGTCGAGGAAATCCCCGTTGATGTTAAGGTGGAACGTTTTGATAAGGTGTTTTTTGAAACCAAACCTGAGGATTTAGCGAAAGTAAAAAAACAATATCCTTTCTTTTTTCCTGCCGGAAACGATGATAATGTCTGGCTGCATAAAATGCAGGATCCAATATGGAGAGAGGTTTATACGGAAGTTCAAAAAAAGTATTCAAATTTTGAACCGGTTCGTGAAGAATTCAATGCACTTTTCCAGCATGTTAAATATTATTTTCCTGAAACTAAAATACCAAAAGTAATTACGGTAATTGGAGAAATGGATTATAATGCAAAAGCTATTTATGCAGATAGTTTAGTTATTGTTTCGTTAGAATTGTATTTAGGAAAAGAACATAAGTTTTATGAGTTTCCAAATTACCTAAAACAGAATTTTGAAGAAAGACAAATCATGCCGGATGTGGTTTCGAGCTTTGCTTTTAGAAAAATTCCTGCTTCTCCGGATAGAACGCTGCTTTCTCAAATGATTTTTGAAGGAAAACAATTGTACACAAAAGATTTGCTTTTACCTGAATATACAGATGCGGAAAAAATGGGTTATACACCGGAACAAATAAAATGGTGTGAAGAAAATGAAAGTTATATGTGGCGTCATTTTATTGAAAATGAAATGCTTTACAGCGAAGATCCAAAATTAAATACCCGATTTATTGCTCCTGCGCCGTTTTCTAAATTTTACCTGGAAATAGATAACGATTCTCCGGGAAGAGTTGGAGCCTGGATTGGATGGCAAATGGTACGATCGTACATGAAAAACAATAATGTAACTTTGCCGGAATTATTAAAAACAAATGCGAAAGAAATTTTCGAAAAGTCAAAATATAAACCTAAGAAATAA
- the gldC gene encoding gliding motility protein GldC, with amino-acid sequence MSDTINSEIKFNIELDENRVPEKLTWSAQDGGVQAEEAKAIMLSIWDSKAKETMRIDLWTKDMPVDEMKIFFHQTLVAMSDTFKRATDDEKMSDTMKDFCDYFAEKLELTK; translated from the coding sequence ATGTCAGATACAATAAACTCAGAAATTAAATTCAATATAGAATTAGACGAAAACCGTGTTCCCGAAAAATTAACATGGAGCGCTCAGGACGGCGGTGTTCAGGCAGAAGAAGCAAAGGCAATTATGTTGTCTATTTGGGACAGTAAAGCCAAAGAAACAATGCGTATTGATTTATGGACGAAAGATATGCCGGTAGATGAAATGAAGATTTTCTTTCACCAAACATTAGTAGCAATGTCAGATACTTTTAAACGCGCTACAGACGACGAAAAAATGTCGGATACAATGAAAGATTTCTGTGATTATTTTGCGGAGAAACTGGAATTAACGAAATAG
- the yihA gene encoding ribosome biogenesis GTP-binding protein YihA/YsxC: MKITTAEFIISNSEVAKCPQDFLPEYAFIGRSNVGKSSLINMLTNHKNLAKTSGRPGKTQLINHFKINNNWFLVDLPGYGYAKVSKKTKSVFQQFITDYFETREQLVCAFVLIDIRHEAQNIDIEFMSYMGESEIPFCIIFTKADKISKVKIDSHIAAYKKQMFANNWEEMPHYFVTSATESTGKEDVLNYIDEVNQEVFKNNSQF, translated from the coding sequence ATGAAAATTACAACCGCCGAATTTATTATCAGTAATTCTGAAGTTGCAAAATGTCCGCAGGATTTTTTGCCGGAATATGCTTTTATCGGCCGATCAAACGTAGGCAAGTCATCTTTGATTAACATGCTTACCAATCATAAAAATTTAGCAAAAACATCAGGAAGACCTGGAAAAACGCAATTAATAAATCACTTTAAAATCAACAACAATTGGTTTTTGGTCGATTTACCGGGTTACGGTTACGCTAAAGTATCTAAAAAAACAAAATCAGTATTTCAGCAATTTATTACTGATTATTTTGAAACAAGAGAACAATTAGTCTGTGCTTTTGTTTTGATTGATATTCGTCATGAAGCTCAAAATATAGATATTGAATTTATGTCGTATATGGGCGAAAGCGAAATTCCGTTTTGCATTATTTTTACCAAAGCGGATAAAATCAGTAAAGTAAAAATTGACTCACATATTGCAGCTTACAAAAAGCAAATGTTTGCCAATAACTGGGAAGAAATGCCTCATTATTTTGTAACCTCTGCAACAGAATCAACAGGAAAAGAGGATGTATTAAATTATATTGACGAAGTAAATCAGGAAGTTTTTAAGAACAATAGTCAGTTTTAA
- a CDS encoding alpha/beta fold hydrolase translates to MDKNYKKEGRYSYYEAGEGTPIVILHGLMGGLSNFDAVAEYFPTKGYKVVIPDLPIYTQSILKTNVKSFAKYVKDFITFKGFDKVILLGNSLGGHIALYHTKLYPEKVAGLVITGSSGLYESAMGDSYPKRGDYGYIKKKAEDVFYDPAIATPELIDEVYATVNDRIKLIKTLTIAKSAIRHNMAKDLPKMTAETCIIWGKNDAVTPPNVAEEFDKLLPNSTLYWIDKCGHAAMMEHPQEFNKILEEWLIKKNL, encoded by the coding sequence ATGGACAAAAACTACAAAAAAGAAGGCAGATACAGCTATTATGAAGCTGGTGAAGGAACTCCTATAGTTATTTTACACGGCTTAATGGGAGGCCTGAGTAACTTTGACGCTGTAGCAGAATATTTTCCAACGAAAGGATACAAAGTTGTCATTCCTGATTTGCCAATATATACTCAAAGTATTTTAAAAACCAATGTAAAAAGTTTTGCAAAATACGTAAAAGACTTTATCACCTTTAAAGGTTTTGATAAGGTAATTTTATTAGGTAATTCACTAGGAGGACATATTGCTCTTTATCATACAAAATTATATCCTGAAAAAGTTGCAGGACTTGTAATTACCGGAAGCTCCGGTCTTTACGAAAGTGCAATGGGAGATAGTTACCCAAAAAGAGGCGATTATGGATACATCAAAAAGAAAGCTGAAGATGTATTTTATGATCCTGCAATAGCAACTCCGGAACTTATCGATGAAGTTTATGCAACAGTTAACGACCGCATCAAATTAATCAAAACCCTAACAATTGCAAAGAGCGCTATTCGCCACAATATGGCAAAAGATTTACCAAAAATGACAGCTGAAACCTGTATTATTTGGGGTAAAAATGATGCTGTAACCCCACCAAATGTGGCCGAAGAATTTGATAAATTATTGCCTAATTCAACTTTATACTGGATAGACAAATGTGGACACGCTGCTATGATGGAACATCCTCAGGAATTTAATAAAATTCTGGAAGAATGGCTCATTAAAAAGAATTTATAG
- a CDS encoding division/cell wall cluster transcriptional repressor MraZ — translation MNTIVGTYECKVDAKGRLLMPAPLKKQLASSLQSGFVLKRSVFQPCLELYPMEEWDLMMQKINKLNRFVKKNNDFIRRFTAGVKVVEIDALGRLLVPKDLVAFSNISKDVVFSSAVNIVEIWDKDLYEKSISGEDMDFADLAEEVMGNINDDDNGIS, via the coding sequence TTGAACACAATTGTAGGAACATACGAGTGTAAAGTCGATGCTAAAGGGAGGCTATTAATGCCTGCACCTTTAAAAAAGCAGTTGGCATCCTCTCTTCAAAGCGGTTTCGTTTTGAAGCGCTCTGTTTTTCAGCCGTGTTTAGAACTGTATCCGATGGAAGAGTGGGATTTGATGATGCAAAAAATCAACAAATTGAATCGCTTTGTAAAGAAGAACAATGATTTTATTCGAAGATTTACTGCCGGAGTTAAAGTAGTAGAGATTGATGCATTAGGAAGATTATTGGTTCCAAAGGATTTGGTTGCATTTTCAAATATTTCGAAAGATGTGGTTTTTTCATCTGCTGTTAATATTGTGGAGATTTGGGATAAGGATTTATATGAAAAATCAATAAGCGGCGAAGATATGGATTTTGCAGATTTAGCCGAAGAAGTAATGGGAAATATTAATGACGACGACAATGGAATATCATAA
- the rsmH gene encoding 16S rRNA (cytosine(1402)-N(4))-methyltransferase RsmH, whose protein sequence is MTTTMEYHNPVLLHPTVDGLNIKPDGIYVDVTFGGGGHSKEILKQLGPNGKLFAFDQDEDALANALPDERFTLINENFRFIKRFLRFHGVKSVDGILADLGVSSHQFDVPERGFSTRFDAELDMRMSQKNDLNAYRVVNEYEEQDLRRVFFDYGELKNAPVLARTIVEAREHRPIKTTDELKDVLAKYLPERVRNKILAQIYQAIRIEVNQEMDVLKEFIEQSLEILNPGGRFSVISYHSLEDRLVKRFIKNGMFEGEPERDFYGNFSVPFKTIGKLIVPDDAEIKINNRARSAKLRIAEKI, encoded by the coding sequence ATGACGACGACAATGGAATATCATAATCCGGTTTTACTTCATCCTACAGTTGATGGTTTAAATATTAAACCTGACGGAATATATGTAGATGTAACGTTTGGTGGCGGAGGTCATTCAAAAGAAATTTTGAAACAATTGGGACCAAACGGAAAGTTGTTTGCTTTTGATCAGGATGAAGATGCGCTTGCAAATGCGTTGCCGGATGAAAGGTTTACTTTAATTAATGAGAACTTTAGATTTATAAAAAGATTTTTACGTTTTCACGGAGTAAAAAGTGTAGATGGAATTTTGGCAGATTTAGGTGTTTCATCACATCAGTTTGATGTTCCGGAGCGAGGTTTCTCGACAAGATTTGATGCCGAACTCGATATGCGGATGAGTCAGAAAAATGATTTAAATGCTTACCGTGTGGTTAATGAATATGAAGAACAGGATTTACGTCGTGTTTTTTTTGATTATGGAGAGTTGAAAAATGCACCCGTTTTGGCAAGAACAATTGTAGAAGCAAGAGAACATCGCCCAATTAAAACAACAGACGAATTAAAAGATGTTCTCGCAAAATATTTACCGGAAAGAGTTCGAAATAAAATATTGGCTCAGATTTATCAGGCGATTCGAATTGAGGTAAATCAGGAAATGGATGTTCTGAAAGAATTTATTGAGCAGTCATTAGAAATTTTAAATCCGGGTGGACGATTTTCAGTAATCTCATACCATTCATTAGAGGACAGATTGGTAAAAAGATTTATTAAAAACGGAATGTTTGAAGGTGAGCCGGAACGTGATTTTTACGGAAATTTTTCAGTTCCGTTTAAAACCATCGGAAAATTAATTGTTCCTGATGATGCTGAAATTAAAATTAACAACAGAGCAAGAAGTGCAAAATTAAGAATTGCTGAAAAGATATAA